The proteins below are encoded in one region of Microbispora sp. NBC_01189:
- a CDS encoding hemerythrin domain-containing protein, translating to MATDVIGLIKEDHRDVESLFERLQKMPENRPALLAELAAKFIAHSEGEEDVVYPLLARRRPEEKEEVHHGAEEHHEAEEMLSRLLETHPESTAFDTLLQELVKAVTHHVEEEENDILPALEQAVSLEERVRAGKSFSRRKAEALAKPIKPRSRTKEELLHQAKELELEGASGMSKDELVAAIRQKKQQG from the coding sequence ATGGCAACCGACGTCATCGGCCTGATCAAAGAAGATCACCGCGATGTGGAGTCGCTGTTCGAACGGCTCCAGAAGATGCCGGAGAACCGTCCGGCTCTGCTCGCGGAGCTGGCGGCGAAGTTCATCGCCCACAGCGAAGGCGAGGAGGACGTGGTCTACCCCCTGCTCGCCAGGCGGCGGCCGGAGGAGAAGGAAGAGGTCCACCACGGCGCCGAGGAGCACCACGAGGCCGAGGAGATGCTCTCGCGGCTGCTGGAGACCCACCCGGAGAGCACGGCGTTCGACACCCTGCTGCAGGAGCTCGTGAAGGCGGTCACCCACCACGTCGAGGAGGAGGAGAACGACATCCTCCCCGCCCTGGAGCAGGCCGTCTCCCTGGAGGAGCGGGTGCGCGCGGGCAAGTCCTTCAGCAGGCGGAAGGCCGAGGCGCTGGCCAAGCCGATCAAGCCGCGCTCGCGCACCAAGGAGGAGCTGCTGCACCAGGCCAAGGAGCTGGAGCTCGAGGGAGCGTCCGGGATGAGCAAGGACGAGCTCGTCGCCGCGATCAGGCAGAAGAAGCAGCAGGGCTGA
- a CDS encoding HAD-IA family hydrolase: MVRALVFDVGETLIDETRIWSRWADRLGVPRLTFLGVLGGMAALDRSHREAFELVSPGIDVEAEIEAWRREDPAGLRENFDADDLYPDVRPGLAALRAAGYDLVVAGNQPPQAYDALVAMDLPVDGVHTSAAWNVEKPDPAFFAKVAAVCGHEPGEILYVGDRLDNDVLPAAAAGMRTALLRRGPWGHLHAARPEAARADLVADGLADLVHLVPALT, encoded by the coding sequence ATGGTCCGGGCGCTCGTGTTCGACGTGGGGGAGACGCTCATCGACGAGACCCGGATCTGGTCGCGGTGGGCCGACCGGCTGGGTGTGCCACGCCTGACCTTCCTGGGCGTCCTCGGCGGCATGGCGGCCCTCGACCGAAGCCACCGGGAGGCGTTCGAGCTGGTCAGCCCGGGGATCGACGTCGAGGCCGAGATCGAGGCGTGGCGGCGTGAGGACCCGGCCGGGCTGCGCGAGAACTTCGACGCCGACGACCTCTACCCCGACGTCCGGCCCGGCCTCGCGGCGCTGCGCGCGGCGGGGTACGACCTGGTCGTCGCGGGCAACCAGCCGCCCCAGGCCTACGACGCGCTGGTCGCGATGGACCTGCCGGTCGACGGGGTCCACACCTCCGCCGCCTGGAACGTGGAGAAGCCCGACCCCGCGTTCTTCGCCAAGGTCGCGGCCGTGTGCGGGCACGAGCCGGGGGAGATCCTCTACGTGGGCGACCGCCTCGACAACGACGTCCTGCCGGCCGCGGCGGCGGGGATGCGGACGGCCCTGCTGCGCCGGGGCCCCTGGGGCCACCTGCACGCCGCCCGCCCCGAGGCCGCCCGCGCCGACCTGGTCGCCGACGGCCTCGCCGACCTCGTCCACCTGGTCCCCGCGCTCACCTGA
- a CDS encoding gamma-glutamyltransferase family protein → MSETRYALNGMVCTADHLASAAGVAMLDRGGNAVDAAVAAAAVLAVTAPHMCGLGGDLFALVHDGAVSALNASGRAGSGADPVRLRAEGRDRMPHLFDVRSVPVPGCADGWLALHERYARLPLADLLAPAIRHAAGGFPASPLLGPTADFVGTLAGAGDFAAVRRAGDVIHRPGVARALAALAEGGRDAFYQGEFGEGLLALGGGEYTADDLARPNADWVEPLEIEVFGHRVWTTPPNSQGYLLLLALEILAGLGPPADPADPGWAHLMVESARAAGHDRLGVLHETAVAPLETAAARGALVDPGRRSPLPAAPAAPGDTTYLCAVDGDGMGVSLIQSNASGFGSLLFEPNTGINLHNRGIGFSLTPGHPAEYGPGRRPPHTLCPALVTRPDGTLRAVLGTMGGDAQPQILLQIVTRLLLHRQTPSAAVGAPRWRLSGGDTGFDTWRSDQGVEVEEGAPWADGLRERGHPVGTAAYGTDFGHAHLIDLLPSGMLAGAADPRALIGAALGR, encoded by the coding sequence GTGAGCGAGACGCGGTACGCCCTGAACGGCATGGTGTGCACGGCCGACCACCTGGCCTCCGCGGCGGGTGTCGCGATGCTCGACCGGGGCGGCAACGCGGTGGACGCCGCCGTCGCCGCGGCCGCCGTGCTGGCGGTCACCGCCCCGCACATGTGCGGTCTCGGCGGCGACCTGTTCGCGCTCGTCCACGACGGCGCCGTGTCCGCGCTCAACGCGTCCGGACGGGCGGGATCGGGCGCGGACCCCGTACGGTTGCGGGCGGAGGGCCGGGACCGCATGCCGCACCTGTTCGACGTCCGGTCGGTCCCGGTGCCGGGCTGCGCGGACGGCTGGCTGGCGCTGCACGAGCGGTACGCCCGCCTGCCGCTCGCCGACCTGCTGGCCCCGGCGATCCGCCACGCGGCCGGCGGCTTTCCCGCCTCGCCGCTGCTGGGGCCGACGGCCGACTTCGTCGGCACGCTCGCCGGGGCCGGCGACTTCGCGGCCGTACGGCGCGCCGGAGACGTGATCCATCGTCCCGGGGTCGCCAGGGCGCTGGCCGCCCTCGCCGAAGGCGGCCGGGACGCGTTCTACCAGGGCGAGTTCGGCGAGGGACTGCTGGCGCTGGGCGGCGGCGAGTACACCGCCGACGACCTGGCCCGGCCGAACGCCGACTGGGTGGAGCCGCTGGAGATCGAGGTGTTCGGGCACCGCGTCTGGACGACGCCGCCGAACTCGCAGGGCTACCTGCTGCTGCTCGCGCTGGAGATCCTCGCCGGGCTCGGCCCGCCCGCCGATCCCGCCGACCCGGGCTGGGCGCACCTGATGGTGGAGTCGGCCAGGGCGGCCGGGCACGACCGCCTCGGCGTGCTGCACGAGACGGCCGTCGCGCCCCTGGAGACGGCGGCCGCCCGGGGGGCCCTGGTGGATCCCGGGCGCCGCTCGCCGCTGCCCGCCGCCCCCGCCGCGCCCGGCGACACGACGTACCTGTGCGCGGTGGACGGGGACGGCATGGGCGTCTCGCTCATCCAGTCGAACGCATCGGGCTTCGGCAGCCTGCTCTTCGAGCCGAACACCGGCATCAACCTGCACAACCGCGGCATCGGCTTCTCGCTCACGCCTGGTCATCCCGCGGAGTACGGCCCGGGCCGCCGGCCGCCCCACACTTTGTGCCCGGCGCTGGTCACCCGGCCGGACGGGACCCTGCGCGCGGTCCTCGGCACGATGGGCGGGGACGCCCAGCCGCAGATCCTGCTGCAGATCGTCACCCGTCTCCTCCTGCACCGGCAGACGCCGTCAGCGGCCGTCGGCGCCCCCCGGTGGCGGCTGAGCGGCGGCGACACCGGCTTCGACACCTGGCGGTCCGATCAGGGGGTCGAGGTCGAGGAGGGGGCACCGTGGGCGGACGGCCTGCGCGAGCGCGGCCATCCGGTCGGGACGGCCGCGTACGGCACGGACTTCGGGCACGCCCATCTGATCGACCTGCTCCCGTCGGGCATGCTCGCCGGAGCGGCCGACCCCCGCGCCCTCATCGGCGCCGCGCTGGGCCGCTGA
- the hrpA gene encoding ATP-dependent RNA helicase HrpA, protein MNTLADLQGRIPDLMLRDQRRLRRRIDGMRRVRDRASRQSVVQEIAGDVEAAERRVAERRAAVPVISYPPDLPVSKHKDDLLAAIRDHQVVIVAGETGSGKTTQIPKICLELGRGVHGVIGHTQPRRIAARTVAERIAEELSIDLGSAVGYKVRFTDHSSDGTLVKLMTDGILLAEMQTDPLLLQYDTLIIDEAHERSLNIDFILGYIRQLLPRRPDLKVVITSATIDPERFARHFAAPGGDPAPIVEVSGRTYPVEVRYRPIDEDDDQTQAIVDAVDELCAEGPGDILVFLSGEREIRDTADALKGRPEEVLPLYARLTAAEQHRVFQSHRGRRIVLATNVAETSLTVPGIKYVVDPGTARISRYSHRLKVQRLPIEPVSQASANQRKGRCGRTSDGVCIRLYSEEDFLSRPEFTDPEILRTNLASVILQMTSLGLGDIAAFPFVEPPDSRQIRDGVTLLVELGALADRSADRSADQSADQSAESDGERSGEPDGERSADRRADPRAGRGAERAGGRGGRGGREFRGPGREAGQGPQLTPVGRRLAQLPVDPRLARMVLEAEKNGCAREVMIIAAALSIQDPRERPADKQQAADEKHRRFADKESDFLTYLNLWNYLRERQKELSSSAFRRLCKAEFLNYLRVREWQDIDSQLRQVARTLNVVPNSAPADPRRVHESLLAGLLSHIGVKDVEAKRRQDGPRRPLTEYIGARNARFAIFPGSALAKTQPQWVMSAELVETSRLWARVNAKIEPEWIEPLAQHLVKRTYSEPHWEKDQAAVVALEKVTLYGVPIVTERKVNYGRIDPELSRELFIRHALVEGDWRTHHRFFHDNRKLLDEVGQLEEKARRRDILVDDETLFDFYEQRIPAEVVSGRHFDSWWKKASRETPELLTFTQEMLVNDSAGVSARDYPDAWRQNGQRMRLTYRFEPGAPEAGEADGVTVHIPLAVLNQVEPDGFDWQIPGLREDLVTALIRSLPKNLRRNFVPAPNYAKAVLERVRAGGEPILGALERELHAITGVAIPRDAWALDQLPAHLRITYRVVDDRRRTVDEDKDLEALKLRLASKLRATLSRAADDLERDGLRSWTIGTLPKVFEQGRMRAYPALVDEGGSVAVRMFDTEAERDQAMWAGTRRLVLLSVVSPAKAILRGLTTAQKLALSRSPHGGAAALFDDCTECAADRLIAEAGGPAWDEAAFERLRDHVRASLFETTEEVVGRVERVLAVWHTAQTRLDALGGAVADLAADVRDQLDALVNPGFVTETGYDRLPDVLRYLRAVERRLDKLPDDPGRDREWMHRVHDVEDDYRDLLDRLKPAERDDKAVRDIRWMIEELRVSFFAQQLGTPTPVSEKRIRKAMEQAESAARSG, encoded by the coding sequence ATGAACACGCTCGCCGATCTCCAGGGCCGTATCCCCGATCTGATGCTGCGCGACCAGCGCAGGCTGCGCCGCCGTATCGACGGCATGCGCCGGGTCCGCGACCGCGCCTCCCGTCAATCCGTCGTCCAGGAGATCGCGGGGGACGTGGAGGCCGCCGAACGCCGCGTGGCCGAGCGCCGCGCGGCCGTGCCGGTCATCAGCTATCCCCCCGATCTCCCGGTCAGCAAGCACAAGGACGACCTGCTCGCGGCAATCAGGGACCACCAGGTCGTGATCGTGGCCGGGGAGACCGGGTCGGGCAAGACCACCCAGATCCCCAAGATCTGCCTGGAGCTGGGCCGGGGCGTCCACGGGGTCATCGGGCACACGCAGCCGCGCCGCATCGCCGCCCGCACGGTCGCCGAACGCATCGCCGAGGAACTCTCGATCGACCTCGGATCGGCGGTCGGCTACAAGGTCCGCTTCACCGACCACTCCAGCGACGGGACGCTCGTCAAGCTGATGACCGACGGCATCCTCCTCGCGGAGATGCAGACCGACCCGCTCCTGCTGCAGTACGACACGCTGATCATCGACGAGGCGCACGAACGCAGCCTCAACATCGACTTCATCCTCGGCTACATCCGCCAGCTCCTTCCCCGGCGGCCCGATCTCAAGGTCGTCATCACCTCCGCGACCATCGACCCCGAGCGGTTCGCCCGGCACTTCGCCGCTCCGGGCGGCGACCCGGCGCCGATCGTCGAGGTGTCCGGCCGGACCTACCCCGTCGAGGTGCGCTACCGCCCGATCGACGAGGACGACGACCAGACCCAGGCCATCGTGGACGCGGTGGACGAGCTGTGCGCCGAGGGGCCGGGCGACATCCTGGTCTTCCTCAGCGGCGAGCGGGAGATCCGCGACACCGCCGACGCGCTGAAGGGACGCCCGGAAGAGGTCCTCCCGCTGTACGCGCGGCTGACGGCCGCCGAGCAGCACCGGGTGTTCCAGTCTCACCGGGGCCGCCGGATCGTGCTGGCCACCAACGTGGCCGAGACCTCGCTGACCGTGCCGGGCATCAAATACGTGGTCGACCCCGGCACGGCGCGGATCTCCCGGTACAGCCACCGGCTGAAGGTGCAGCGGCTGCCGATCGAGCCGGTCTCCCAGGCCTCGGCCAACCAGCGCAAGGGCCGCTGCGGCCGGACGTCCGACGGCGTCTGCATCCGCCTCTACTCGGAGGAGGACTTCCTCTCCCGCCCCGAGTTCACCGACCCCGAGATCCTCCGTACGAACCTGGCGAGCGTCATCCTGCAGATGACCTCGCTGGGCCTGGGCGACATCGCGGCCTTCCCGTTCGTGGAGCCGCCGGACAGCCGCCAGATCAGAGACGGCGTCACCCTGCTGGTCGAGCTGGGCGCCCTCGCCGACCGCAGTGCCGACCGCAGTGCCGACCAGAGCGCCGACCAGAGCGCCGAGAGCGATGGCGAGCGGAGTGGCGAGCCGGACGGTGAGCGGAGCGCCGATCGACGTGCCGATCCACGTGCGGGCCGGGGCGCCGAAAGGGCCGGAGGACGAGGGGGCCGGGGCGGCCGGGAGTTCCGGGGTCCCGGGCGCGAGGCCGGGCAGGGGCCGCAGCTCACCCCGGTGGGACGCAGGCTGGCCCAGCTGCCGGTCGATCCGCGGCTCGCCCGGATGGTGCTGGAGGCGGAGAAGAACGGCTGCGCCCGCGAAGTGATGATCATCGCCGCCGCGCTGTCCATCCAGGACCCGCGCGAGCGGCCGGCCGACAAGCAGCAGGCGGCCGACGAGAAGCACCGCCGCTTCGCGGACAAGGAATCCGACTTCCTGACCTATCTCAACCTCTGGAACTACCTGCGCGAGCGGCAGAAGGAGCTCTCGTCGAGCGCGTTCCGGCGGCTGTGCAAGGCCGAGTTCCTCAACTACCTGCGCGTACGGGAGTGGCAGGACATCGACAGCCAGCTCCGCCAGGTGGCGCGGACGCTGAACGTCGTGCCGAACAGCGCGCCCGCCGATCCCCGGCGCGTGCACGAGTCGCTGCTGGCCGGCCTGCTGTCGCACATCGGCGTCAAGGACGTCGAGGCCAAGCGCAGGCAGGACGGCCCGCGCCGGCCGCTCACCGAGTACATCGGCGCCCGCAACGCCCGGTTCGCCATCTTCCCCGGCTCGGCCCTGGCCAAGACGCAGCCGCAGTGGGTCATGTCGGCGGAGCTGGTCGAGACCTCCCGGCTGTGGGCCCGGGTCAACGCCAAGATCGAGCCCGAGTGGATCGAGCCGCTCGCCCAGCACCTCGTCAAGCGCACCTACAGCGAGCCGCACTGGGAGAAGGACCAGGCCGCCGTCGTCGCGCTGGAGAAGGTCACCCTGTACGGCGTGCCGATCGTGACCGAGCGGAAGGTCAACTACGGCCGCATCGACCCCGAGCTCAGCCGTGAGCTGTTCATCCGGCACGCGCTGGTCGAGGGCGACTGGCGGACGCACCACAGGTTCTTCCACGACAACCGCAAGCTGCTCGACGAGGTCGGGCAGTTGGAGGAGAAGGCCCGCCGCCGCGACATCCTGGTGGACGACGAGACGCTGTTCGACTTCTACGAGCAGCGGATCCCCGCCGAGGTGGTCTCGGGCCGGCACTTCGACAGCTGGTGGAAGAAGGCGTCCCGCGAGACGCCCGAGCTGCTGACGTTCACCCAGGAGATGCTGGTCAACGACAGCGCCGGGGTCAGCGCCCGCGACTACCCCGACGCCTGGCGGCAGAACGGCCAGCGGATGCGGCTCACCTACCGGTTCGAGCCCGGCGCCCCGGAGGCGGGGGAGGCGGACGGCGTGACCGTCCACATCCCGCTCGCCGTGCTCAACCAGGTGGAGCCGGACGGCTTCGACTGGCAGATCCCGGGTCTGCGCGAGGACCTCGTCACCGCCCTCATCAGGTCGCTGCCGAAGAACCTGCGCCGCAACTTCGTGCCCGCGCCCAACTACGCCAAGGCCGTGCTGGAACGCGTACGGGCGGGCGGCGAGCCCATCCTCGGCGCGCTTGAGCGCGAGCTGCACGCGATCACCGGGGTGGCGATCCCGCGCGACGCGTGGGCGCTCGACCAGCTGCCCGCGCACCTGCGGATCACCTACCGGGTGGTCGACGACCGCAGGCGCACGGTGGACGAGGACAAGGACCTGGAGGCGCTCAAGCTGCGGCTCGCCTCCAAGCTGCGCGCCACCCTGTCGAGGGCCGCCGACGACCTGGAGCGCGACGGGCTGCGGAGCTGGACCATCGGCACCCTGCCGAAGGTGTTCGAGCAGGGCAGGATGCGCGCGTACCCGGCCCTGGTGGACGAGGGCGGCAGCGTCGCGGTCCGGATGTTCGACACCGAGGCGGAGCGGGACCAGGCCATGTGGGCGGGCACCCGGCGGCTGGTGCTGCTCAGCGTGGTCAGCCCGGCCAAGGCCATCCTGCGCGGCCTCACCACCGCGCAGAAGCTCGCCCTCAGCCGCAGCCCGCACGGCGGCGCCGCCGCCCTGTTCGACGACTGCACGGAGTGCGCGGCCGACCGGCTGATCGCCGAGGCGGGCGGGCCCGCGTGGGACGAGGCCGCCTTCGAGCGGCTGCGCGACCACGTGCGCGCCTCGCTGTTCGAGACGACGGAGGAGGTCGTCGGCCGGGTGGAGCGTGTCCTCGCGGTGTGGCACACCGCGCAGACGCGGCTCGACGCGCTGGGCGGCGCCGTCGCCGACCTCGCCGCCGACGTCCGCGACCAGCTCGACGCGCTGGTCAACCCGGGGTTCGTCACCGAGACGGGGTACGACCGGCTGCCGGACGTGCTCCGCTACCTGCGCGCGGTCGAACGGCGGCTGGACAAGCTTCCCGACGACCCCGGCCGCGACCGCGAGTGGATGCACCGGGTGCACGACGTCGAGGACGACTATCGCGACCTGCTCGACCGGCTGAAGCCCGCCGAGCGGGACGACAAGGCCGTACGGGACATCCGGTGGATGATCGAGGAGCTGCGGGTGAGCTTCTTCGCCCAGCAGCTCGGCACCCCCACGCCGGTCTCCGAGAAGCGCATCCGCAAGGCCATGGAGCAGGCAGAGTCCGCCGCCCGGTCCGGGTGA
- a CDS encoding winged helix-turn-helix transcriptional regulator — translation MSHQNVIESGVRGYEHGHEPPDPGQGSVLGVLPVPGTGAALMIVGYLVPADSSLDVPARTPRPAAAEESDAVSGAARAAVEFAGSAIAGSPSSTGSDIAGMPPSAGSSGAPATRERPSGPAWHELSAASFAEEDLVLDRTARVARSGGEEIELTYREFELLDYLTAAPGRVYNRRQLMAAVWDRYDEEGGRTVDVHVLRLRRKLGRHAGRIVTVRNVGYKYQPPRRH, via the coding sequence ATGTCCCACCAGAATGTGATCGAATCCGGCGTACGTGGGTACGAGCACGGCCACGAGCCCCCCGACCCCGGGCAGGGCTCCGTGCTCGGCGTGCTTCCCGTGCCGGGCACCGGGGCCGCGCTGATGATCGTGGGCTATCTCGTGCCCGCGGACAGCTCTCTGGACGTACCGGCCCGGACGCCCCGTCCGGCCGCCGCCGAGGAGAGTGACGCGGTGAGCGGGGCGGCCCGGGCGGCCGTCGAGTTCGCGGGGTCCGCCATCGCGGGCAGCCCGTCGTCCACCGGATCCGACATCGCGGGCATGCCGCCGTCCGCCGGTTCCTCCGGGGCGCCGGCCACGCGCGAGCGGCCATCCGGACCGGCGTGGCACGAGCTTTCCGCCGCGTCCTTCGCGGAGGAGGACCTGGTCCTGGACCGGACCGCGCGGGTGGCCCGCAGCGGCGGCGAGGAGATCGAGCTCACCTACCGGGAGTTCGAGCTCCTCGACTATCTCACCGCCGCGCCGGGCCGGGTCTACAACCGCCGCCAGCTCATGGCGGCCGTCTGGGACCGGTACGACGAGGAGGGCGGGCGCACGGTCGACGTACACGTGCTGAGGCTGCGCCGCAAGCTCGGCAGGCACGCGGGCCGGATCGTCACCGTCCGGAACGTGGGATACAAGTACCAGCCCCCGCGCCGCCACTGA
- the ppgK gene encoding polyphosphate--glucose phosphotransferase has protein sequence MEVLGIDIGGSGIKGATVDTLTGTLTRERLRVPTPRPSSPGAVAAAVQVIVDHFSWTGPIGVTFPGVVLDGVIRTAANVDKSWIGVKGADLFGDQSVVLNDADAAGVAEMTFGAGRGRPGVVLMLTFGTGIGSALFVDGRLVPNTEFGHIEIRGKEAEHRASDRVREEEDLDWGKWAERVEEYLAHMRDLLSPTLIVVGGGVSKKAEKFLPHVHLGDTPVVPAVLLNEAGIIGAAMAAAGAARLP, from the coding sequence ATGGAAGTTCTGGGCATCGACATCGGCGGCTCGGGCATCAAGGGCGCCACTGTGGACACGCTCACCGGGACGCTCACCCGCGAGCGCCTGCGCGTCCCGACACCGCGCCCCTCCTCGCCGGGGGCCGTCGCCGCGGCGGTGCAGGTGATCGTGGACCACTTCTCCTGGACCGGCCCGATCGGCGTCACCTTCCCCGGGGTGGTCCTCGACGGCGTCATTCGTACGGCCGCCAACGTGGACAAGTCGTGGATCGGAGTGAAGGGCGCCGACCTGTTCGGCGACCAATCGGTCGTTCTCAACGACGCCGACGCGGCCGGGGTCGCCGAGATGACGTTCGGCGCGGGGCGGGGCAGGCCCGGGGTGGTCCTGATGCTGACCTTCGGCACCGGGATCGGCAGCGCGCTGTTCGTGGACGGCCGGCTGGTGCCCAACACCGAGTTCGGCCACATCGAGATTCGCGGCAAGGAGGCCGAGCACCGCGCCTCCGACCGGGTGCGCGAGGAGGAGGATCTCGACTGGGGCAAGTGGGCCGAGCGCGTCGAGGAGTACCTCGCGCACATGCGCGACCTGCTGTCTCCCACCCTGATCGTCGTCGGAGGGGGCGTGAGCAAGAAGGCGGAGAAGTTCCTGCCGCACGTCCACCTGGGGGACACCCCCGTGGTGCCGGCCGTGCTGCTGAACGAGGCCGGGATCATCGGCGCCGCGATGGCCGCGGCGGGGGCCGCGCGCCTGCCCTGA
- a CDS encoding NmrA family NAD(P)-binding protein yields MSTESAPVLVTGATGRQGGATARALLANGVPVRALVRDPSTARARAVEALGAELVTGDLNDRDSVVRAARGARAAFSVQMPPIKGDAYDFEGEVTQAVNLVEGALAAGVPQFVHTSVSGAGSHVEAPGWAEGRWASIEPALTAKAEAQERVRKAGFARWTIIKPGFFMENFLPSTAYLLPRGVEGGIVTVLRPGTRLSLVAAGDIGAAAAAAFAAPDRFHEVELELAGDHLSMTEIAGVLSRALGRELAAPDMTMEEAVAAGMPGAGVTSHEYIDTVGQRARPEYARAFGIPLTTFEEWAREHFRAEA; encoded by the coding sequence ATGTCCACCGAATCCGCACCCGTTCTGGTCACCGGGGCCACCGGACGGCAGGGTGGCGCCACCGCCCGCGCCCTGCTGGCGAACGGCGTTCCCGTCCGGGCGCTGGTCCGCGACCCCTCGACCGCCCGGGCGAGGGCGGTCGAGGCGCTCGGCGCCGAACTGGTCACCGGCGACCTGAACGACCGCGACTCCGTGGTCCGGGCCGCGCGGGGGGCCCGGGCCGCCTTCTCGGTGCAGATGCCCCCGATCAAGGGAGACGCCTACGACTTCGAGGGCGAGGTGACCCAGGCCGTCAACCTGGTCGAGGGCGCTCTGGCCGCGGGCGTGCCGCAGTTCGTGCACACGTCCGTCTCCGGTGCGGGGTCGCACGTCGAGGCCCCCGGCTGGGCCGAAGGCCGCTGGGCGTCGATAGAGCCAGCCCTCACCGCCAAGGCCGAGGCCCAGGAGAGGGTACGGAAGGCGGGCTTCGCACGCTGGACGATCATCAAGCCCGGCTTCTTCATGGAGAACTTCCTGCCGTCGACGGCCTACCTGCTTCCCCGCGGTGTCGAAGGGGGGATCGTGACCGTGCTGAGGCCCGGCACCCGGCTCTCCCTCGTCGCGGCCGGTGACATCGGCGCGGCGGCCGCCGCCGCCTTCGCCGCACCGGACCGGTTCCACGAGGTCGAGCTGGAACTGGCCGGCGACCACCTCTCGATGACGGAGATCGCCGGGGTTCTCTCCCGCGCTCTGGGCAGGGAGCTGGCCGCGCCCGACATGACCATGGAGGAGGCGGTCGCCGCCGGAATGCCGGGAGCGGGCGTCACGTCACACGAGTACATCGACACGGTCGGTCAGCGCGCCCGCCCGGAGTACGCGCGGGCCTTCGGCATCCCGCTCACCACCTTCGAGGAATGGGCGCGTGAACACTTCCGGGCCGAGGCCTGA
- a CDS encoding helix-turn-helix domain-containing protein, translating to MPAQRADARRNYGLLLAVAKEEIAAYGPDASLEQIARTAGVGSATLRRHFPSRRALLEAVFRERVESLCAHARELTARSDTRAALLEWLRAVVADVATIRGLATALTLDPTLDGDAAHEYCCSAQLTEAGEPLVRRVADDGALAPGVTIADLLTLITGIALATEHRPDAAVEADRLLGLALAGVSPLRG from the coding sequence ATGCCCGCCCAGCGTGCGGACGCCCGGCGCAACTACGGCCTCCTGCTCGCCGTGGCCAAGGAGGAGATCGCCGCGTACGGCCCCGACGCCTCCCTGGAACAGATCGCCCGGACCGCCGGGGTCGGCTCCGCCACGCTGCGCCGGCACTTCCCCAGCCGTCGCGCGCTGCTGGAGGCCGTCTTCCGCGAACGGGTCGAGTCTCTCTGCGCCCACGCCCGCGAGCTCACGGCCAGGTCCGACACCCGGGCCGCGCTGCTGGAGTGGCTGCGCGCCGTCGTGGCGGACGTCGCGACCATCCGGGGGCTGGCCACGGCGCTGACCCTCGACCCCACGCTCGACGGCGACGCGGCGCACGAGTACTGCTGCTCGGCGCAGCTCACCGAGGCGGGCGAGCCACTGGTGCGCCGCGTCGCGGACGACGGCGCGCTGGCACCGGGCGTGACCATCGCCGATCTCCTCACCCTGATCACCGGCATCGCCCTGGCCACGGAACACCGTCCGGACGCCGCCGTCGAGGCCGACCGGCTGCTCGGCCTGGCCCTGGCGGGGGTCAGCCCCCTCCGTGGCTGA
- a CDS encoding cupin domain-containing protein — MRFVREGDMKATRPGPDRFTDGVWEAEALETVRPDGLSAQRFSYAPRARSGWHTHEGEQALHVLSGRGVVVRWGETEGTPIGPGDWVHVQPGEKHWHGAAADDTLVHIAVTASGKTHWHGPVTDEEYHAGLG, encoded by the coding sequence TTGAGGTTCGTACGGGAAGGCGACATGAAGGCCACCCGGCCGGGACCGGACAGGTTCACCGACGGCGTGTGGGAGGCGGAGGCGCTGGAGACGGTGCGGCCGGACGGCCTGAGCGCCCAGCGCTTCTCCTACGCCCCGCGGGCCCGCTCGGGCTGGCACACCCACGAGGGGGAGCAGGCGCTGCACGTGCTGTCGGGACGCGGGGTGGTGGTGCGCTGGGGCGAGACCGAGGGCACGCCCATCGGGCCGGGCGACTGGGTCCACGTGCAGCCGGGGGAGAAGCACTGGCACGGCGCGGCCGCCGACGACACGCTGGTGCACATCGCCGTCACGGCGAGCGGCAAGACCCACTGGCACGGCCCGGTGACCGACGAGGAGTACCACGCCGGCCTGGGCTGA
- a CDS encoding Hsp20/alpha crystallin family protein, which produces MSVPMRRESRGLVPDLFDLLEAPLAAMRPMAGQQMRLEDYVRDGRYVLRAELPGIDPEKDVEISVSSGVLTIHAERRHEERQGHRTEFRYGTFTRSIVLPPNVDENDVKATYDKGILEVSVRLAEEREERRRIPIERPEGQGKD; this is translated from the coding sequence ATGAGCGTTCCGATGCGGCGGGAGTCCCGGGGCCTCGTGCCCGACCTGTTCGACCTGCTGGAGGCGCCGCTGGCCGCGATGAGGCCGATGGCCGGCCAGCAGATGCGGCTGGAGGACTACGTCAGGGACGGCCGGTACGTGCTGCGGGCGGAACTGCCCGGCATCGACCCGGAGAAGGACGTCGAGATCAGTGTGTCGAGCGGAGTCCTGACCATCCACGCCGAAAGGCGCCACGAGGAGCGGCAGGGGCACCGGACCGAGTTCCGGTACGGGACCTTCACCCGGTCCATCGTGCTGCCCCCGAACGTGGATGAGAACGACGTGAAGGCCACCTATGACAAGGGCATCCTTGAGGTGAGCGTACGGCTCGCCGAGGAGCGGGAGGAGCGCAGGCGCATCCCGATCGAGCGGCCGGAAGGACAGGGGAAAGACTGA